The proteins below are encoded in one region of Micromonospora sp. DSM 45708:
- a CDS encoding protein-tyrosine phosphatase family protein has translation MHPTPPWTDPAGLLALPGGATVRGRRVAAPASPADFALLLARGPEPAWPARRIRWPDFWLPLDRADALDALREARRRAYAGQRVEVACHGGVGRTGTALAALAVLDGLTAERAVAWVRAHYHPRAVETPWQRRWLRGVH, from the coding sequence GTGCACCCGACGCCACCGTGGACCGATCCCGCCGGCCTCCTCGCGCTGCCCGGCGGCGCCACCGTGCGGGGACGCCGCGTCGCCGCCCCGGCCTCACCCGCCGACTTCGCCCTGCTGCTGGCGCGCGGGCCCGAGCCGGCCTGGCCGGCCCGGCGGATTCGCTGGCCCGACTTCTGGCTGCCGCTGGACCGCGCCGACGCCCTCGACGCGTTACGCGAGGCGCGTCGGCGCGCGTACGCCGGCCAGCGGGTCGAGGTCGCCTGCCACGGCGGCGTCGGCCGCACCGGCACCGCGCTCGCCGCCCTGGCGGTGCTGGACGGGCTGACCGCCGAGCGGGCGGTCGCCTGGGTGCGCGCGCACTACCACCCGCGCGCGGTGGAGACACCGTGGCAGCGGCGGTGGCTGCGCGGCGTCCACTGA
- a CDS encoding alpha/beta hydrolase — MARIRCDFFSETLGMGTSMTVLLPDRGAAGIGMAGAAGDGDPPVLYLLHGLSDDDTAWTRRSSIERYAAPLGLAVVMPQAQRSFYCDEAHGNRYWSFLSEELPEVCRSFFRLSPRREDTFVAGLSMGGYGAVKWALRHPDRFAAAASLSGALDVVRRRNHPTSPLDPPVWHTVWGDGPAPDGDDTVALLERAGDDLPALYVACGTEDFLYEDNVRFVDTARRRGLPVTVDFGPGDHDWAYWDARIADVLTWLPLRGR, encoded by the coding sequence ATGGCGCGGATACGGTGTGACTTCTTCTCCGAGACGCTCGGCATGGGCACCTCGATGACGGTGCTGCTGCCCGACCGGGGCGCGGCCGGGATCGGCATGGCCGGCGCGGCCGGCGACGGTGATCCGCCGGTGCTGTACCTGCTGCACGGCCTGAGCGACGACGACACGGCGTGGACCCGGCGATCGTCGATCGAACGGTACGCCGCCCCGCTGGGGCTGGCCGTGGTGATGCCGCAGGCGCAGCGCAGCTTCTACTGCGACGAGGCGCACGGCAACCGGTACTGGTCGTTCCTCAGCGAGGAGCTGCCCGAGGTGTGCCGGTCGTTCTTCCGTCTCTCGCCCCGCCGGGAGGACACGTTCGTGGCCGGCCTGTCGATGGGCGGCTACGGCGCCGTGAAGTGGGCGCTGCGCCACCCGGACCGGTTCGCGGCGGCGGCCAGCCTCTCCGGCGCGCTCGACGTGGTGCGCCGGCGCAACCACCCGACCAGCCCGCTCGACCCGCCGGTGTGGCACACCGTCTGGGGCGACGGCCCGGCGCCGGACGGGGACGACACGGTGGCGCTGCTGGAGCGGGCCGGCGACGACCTGCCCGCGCTCTACGTCGCCTGCGGCACCGAGGACTTCCTGTACGAGGACAACGTCCGGTTCGTCGACACCGCCCGGCGGCGCGGGCTGCCGGTCACCGTCGACTTCGGTCCCGGCGACCACGACTGGGCGTACTGGGACGCCCGGATCGCCGACGTGCTGACCTGGCTGCCGCTGCGCGGGCGCTGA
- a CDS encoding D-alanyl-D-alanine carboxypeptidase family protein translates to MRARVLAAVTAVTLLAAGVPAPARGAAAPAPAPGATAPCPRLPAPTVSRPPRPVPPPAVPHQQVVGGETLAGPGLVTPPGSPAPPAVTATTWLVADLDSGAVLGACGPHEYGTPASTQKLLLAATMLSRLDPRQVAVATRADLEIEPGSSAVGLLVGGRYPVETLWLGLLLQSGNDAANMLARLGAGSARAGVDRMNAEARRLGALQTRAVTPSGLDGPGQFTSAYDLALIARACFADPRFGRYALTERAQVPAQPALKKGGFQIQNENQLIYRYPGALGGKTGFTELARHSYVGAAQRGGRRLVVTLLGAEARPVRGWQQGAQLLDWGFALPRDASVGRLVDPGELDAAPAGPVAEKAPTADAPARPTPGPWRGPAGTALRRMADGDWTLIVPTAGLLALVVGGTVAVVVARRSRSRRSGRRRA, encoded by the coding sequence ATGAGAGCCCGGGTCCTGGCCGCCGTCACCGCCGTCACCCTGCTCGCGGCCGGGGTGCCCGCCCCGGCGCGGGGCGCTGCCGCGCCGGCTCCCGCTCCCGGTGCCACGGCACCCTGCCCGCGGCTGCCCGCGCCGACGGTGTCCCGGCCGCCGCGTCCCGTCCCGCCGCCGGCGGTGCCGCACCAGCAGGTGGTGGGCGGGGAGACACTGGCCGGGCCGGGCCTGGTCACCCCGCCCGGCAGTCCCGCGCCGCCCGCGGTCACCGCCACCACCTGGCTGGTCGCCGACCTGGACAGCGGCGCCGTGCTGGGCGCCTGCGGGCCGCACGAGTACGGCACGCCGGCCAGCACCCAGAAGCTGCTGCTGGCCGCCACCATGCTGAGCCGCCTCGACCCGAGGCAGGTGGCCGTCGCCACCCGCGCGGACCTGGAGATCGAGCCGGGCAGCTCGGCGGTGGGCCTGCTGGTCGGCGGGCGCTACCCGGTGGAGACGCTCTGGCTGGGCCTGCTGCTCCAGTCCGGCAACGACGCGGCGAACATGCTGGCGCGGCTGGGCGCCGGCAGCGCCCGGGCCGGGGTGGACCGGATGAACGCCGAGGCCCGCCGGCTCGGCGCGTTGCAGACCCGGGCCGTCACCCCCTCCGGGCTGGACGGCCCGGGGCAGTTCACCAGCGCGTACGACCTGGCGCTGATCGCGCGGGCCTGCTTCGCCGACCCGCGCTTCGGCAGGTACGCGTTGACCGAACGGGCCCAGGTCCCGGCCCAGCCCGCGCTGAAGAAGGGCGGGTTCCAGATCCAGAACGAGAACCAGCTCATCTACCGCTACCCGGGTGCGCTGGGCGGCAAGACCGGCTTCACCGAGCTGGCCCGGCACAGCTACGTCGGTGCCGCCCAGCGGGGCGGGCGCCGGCTGGTGGTCACGCTGCTCGGCGCCGAGGCCCGGCCGGTACGCGGCTGGCAGCAGGGCGCGCAACTGCTCGACTGGGGCTTCGCGCTGCCCCGGGACGCGTCGGTCGGCCGGCTGGTCGACCCGGGTGAGCTGGACGCCGCCCCCGCCGGGCCGGTGGCGGAGAAGGCTCCGACGGCCGACGCCCCGGCGCGCCCGACGCCGGGACCGTGGCGGGGCCCGGCCGGTACCGCGCTGCGCCGGATGGCCGACGGCGACTGGACGCTCATCGTGCCCACCGCCGGGCTGCTGGCCCTGGTCGTCGGCGGGACGGTGGCGGTGGTCGTCGCCCGGCGGTCCCGGTCCCGGCGGTCCGGTCGCCGCCGCGCCTGA
- a CDS encoding acetylxylan esterase, with protein sequence MFTDLTEAELRQHRSDLREPPDFDAFWAETLAEARSCGDPTSVTPVPTPLAAVDVFDVTFPGFAGQPVRAWLRVPRGASTPLPTVVQYVGYGGGRGHPLENLLWSAAGFAHLQMDTRGQGSGWSRGDTPDVAAAGPQAPGMATRGVEEPRRYYYRRFLTDAVRAVDAARELPAVDPDRIAVLGHSQGGAAALAAAALASGVRAAVAHVPFLCDIPRAVTLTDSPPFREIRDYLAVHRDREDQVFHTLGYVDGVAFARRADVPARFSVALMDEIVPPSTVYAAYHDYRGEKELTVWRFNGHEAGGIDDDAAAVDFLRATLGG encoded by the coding sequence GTGTTCACCGACCTGACCGAGGCCGAGCTCCGCCAGCACCGCAGCGACCTGCGCGAACCGCCCGACTTCGACGCCTTCTGGGCCGAGACGCTGGCCGAGGCCCGCTCCTGCGGCGACCCGACGAGCGTGACGCCGGTGCCCACCCCGCTGGCGGCGGTGGACGTCTTCGACGTGACGTTCCCCGGGTTCGCCGGGCAGCCGGTCCGGGCCTGGCTGCGGGTGCCCCGCGGCGCGTCCACGCCGCTGCCGACCGTCGTGCAGTACGTCGGCTACGGCGGCGGACGCGGCCACCCGCTGGAGAACCTGCTCTGGTCCGCCGCCGGCTTCGCCCACCTCCAGATGGACACCCGCGGCCAGGGCTCGGGGTGGAGCCGCGGCGACACGCCGGACGTCGCGGCGGCCGGCCCGCAGGCGCCCGGCATGGCCACCCGGGGCGTGGAGGAGCCACGCCGCTACTACTACCGGCGCTTCCTCACCGACGCGGTCCGGGCCGTCGACGCGGCCCGCGAGCTGCCGGCCGTCGACCCGGACCGGATCGCCGTGCTGGGCCACAGCCAGGGCGGGGCCGCCGCGCTGGCCGCCGCCGCGCTGGCGTCGGGGGTGCGCGCGGCGGTGGCGCACGTGCCGTTCCTCTGCGACATCCCCCGCGCCGTGACGCTCACCGACTCGCCGCCGTTCCGCGAGATCCGGGACTACCTGGCCGTGCACCGCGACCGGGAGGACCAGGTGTTCCACACGCTCGGCTACGTCGACGGCGTCGCGTTCGCCCGACGCGCCGACGTGCCGGCCCGCTTCTCCGTCGCGCTGATGGACGAGATCGTCCCGCCCTCGACGGTCTACGCCGCCTACCACGACTACCGGGGGGAGAAGGAGTTGACGGTGTGGCGCTTCAACGGCCACGAGGCGGGCGGCATCGACGACGACGCCGCCGCGGTCGACTTCCTCCGCGCGACGCTGGGCGGCTGA
- a CDS encoding MGDG synthase family glycosyltransferase → MAHPGRIVVVSADIGAGHDRAADELTERLRGRGFQVDRLNLFHLLPGPVHRAVRETYRRVLHRLPRGYHLLFRLTSRSRVSVRAIRVLLRPFRARIRRRIPPDTRAVVTTYPFANQLLGPLRHRGRLGVPVLTYVTDFVVHPTWLAPGVDVYCTVRHAELQGGADVDVAVVQPLVSRAFAGGAGLDRRRARQRFGLPPEGVLALVVAGSWGVGEVAATVAEVGATGARPVVVCGRNEALRRRMSGPGRHVLGWVDDMPALMRAVDVVVENAGGLTCQEALAAGVPVVTYRPLPGHGRANADVLARSGLTRWAGTPEQLGPVLAAVLGTGPPRDTAGPCAGAAPEDPAGLVAEAARRAVPAGPADPGRRPLLDPVGDAVAVVAALLQSTGGLR, encoded by the coding sequence ATGGCGCACCCGGGACGGATCGTGGTGGTCTCCGCGGACATCGGCGCCGGGCACGACCGGGCCGCCGACGAGCTGACGGAGCGCCTGCGCGGCCGGGGCTTCCAGGTGGACCGGCTGAACCTCTTCCACCTGCTGCCCGGCCCGGTGCACCGGGCGGTGCGGGAGACCTACCGGAGGGTGCTGCACCGGCTTCCCCGGGGCTACCATTTGCTGTTCCGGCTCACCAGCCGGTCACGGGTGTCCGTCCGCGCCATCCGCGTGCTGCTGCGCCCGTTCCGGGCCCGGATCCGCCGCCGCATCCCGCCGGACACGAGGGCGGTGGTGACCACCTACCCGTTCGCCAACCAGCTTCTCGGGCCGCTGCGGCACCGTGGCCGGCTCGGTGTCCCGGTCCTCACCTATGTGACCGATTTCGTGGTGCACCCGACCTGGCTCGCGCCGGGCGTGGACGTGTACTGCACGGTGCGGCACGCCGAGCTGCAAGGGGGCGCCGACGTCGACGTCGCGGTGGTCCAGCCGTTGGTCTCCCGCGCGTTCGCCGGCGGTGCCGGCCTCGACCGGCGACGGGCCCGGCAGCGGTTCGGTCTGCCGCCGGAGGGCGTGCTTGCCCTCGTCGTGGCCGGGTCCTGGGGGGTCGGCGAGGTGGCGGCCACGGTGGCGGAGGTCGGCGCGACCGGGGCGCGGCCGGTGGTGGTCTGCGGGCGCAACGAGGCGTTGCGCCGGCGAATGAGCGGTCCCGGTCGACACGTGCTGGGCTGGGTGGACGACATGCCGGCGCTGATGCGGGCCGTGGACGTGGTGGTGGAGAATGCCGGCGGGCTGACCTGTCAGGAGGCGCTCGCGGCCGGGGTGCCGGTGGTCACCTACCGTCCCCTTCCGGGGCACGGGCGGGCGAACGCCGATGTCCTGGCCCGGTCCGGCCTCACCCGGTGGGCGGGCACGCCGGAACAGCTCGGCCCGGTGCTCGCGGCGGTGCTCGGGACCGGCCCGCCGCGGGACACCGCGGGGCCGTGCGCCGGCGCGGCACCCGAGGACCCGGCCGGGCTGGTCGCCGAGGCCGCGCGCCGGGCGGTCCCGGCCGGTCCGGCCGACCCGGGACGCCGGCCGCTGCTGGACCCGGTCGGCGACGCGGTGGCCGTCGTCGCCGCGCTGCTTCAGTCCACCGGCGGGCTGCGGTGA
- a CDS encoding LacI family DNA-binding transcriptional regulator: MSADDERRVTITAIAREAGVSVPTVSRVLNGRSDVAPDTRERVEELLRHHGYRRRNSRTVRRADLVDLVFNDLDSPWAVEIIRGVEDVGHAAGVGVVVSAVHRESSSTRQWLHNLRARASDGVIVVTSHLSPAVHAQLRRLNVPVVVVDPDAGVAGTDVPAIGATNWTGGLSATEHLLTLGHRRIGFVAGPPHLLCSRARLDGYRAALAAAGVPADDRLVHPGDFYHASGYTAGGALLDLDDPPTAIFAASDQMAFGVYEAVRRRGLRVADDVSVVGFDDLPEARWASPPLTTVRQPLVEMGRLAARTVLRLAQGEEIESPRIELATELVVRDSTAAPAGT; this comes from the coding sequence GTGAGCGCGGACGACGAGCGCAGGGTGACCATCACCGCGATCGCACGGGAGGCCGGCGTCTCCGTGCCGACCGTGTCGCGGGTGCTCAACGGGCGTTCCGACGTCGCGCCGGACACCCGGGAGCGGGTCGAGGAACTGCTGCGCCACCACGGCTACCGGCGACGCAACAGCCGCACGGTGCGCCGGGCGGACCTGGTCGACCTGGTCTTCAACGACCTGGACAGCCCCTGGGCCGTGGAGATCATCCGCGGGGTGGAGGACGTCGGCCACGCCGCCGGGGTGGGCGTCGTCGTCTCGGCCGTGCACCGCGAGTCCAGCTCCACCCGGCAGTGGCTGCACAATCTGCGCGCCCGCGCCTCCGACGGCGTGATCGTGGTGACCTCGCACCTGAGCCCGGCGGTGCACGCGCAACTGCGCCGGCTCAACGTGCCGGTGGTGGTGGTCGACCCGGACGCCGGCGTGGCCGGGACGGACGTGCCGGCGATCGGCGCCACCAACTGGACCGGCGGCCTGTCCGCCACCGAGCACCTGCTGACCCTGGGCCACCGGCGGATCGGGTTCGTCGCCGGCCCGCCGCACCTGCTGTGCAGCCGGGCCCGGCTGGACGGCTACCGGGCCGCGCTGGCCGCCGCCGGCGTGCCGGCCGACGACCGGCTGGTGCACCCCGGCGACTTCTACCACGCCTCCGGCTACACGGCCGGCGGCGCGCTGCTCGACCTCGACGACCCGCCCACCGCGATCTTCGCGGCCAGCGACCAGATGGCCTTCGGGGTCTACGAGGCGGTACGACGACGCGGCCTGCGGGTCGCCGACGACGTCTCCGTGGTCGGCTTCGACGACCTGCCGGAGGCGCGGTGGGCCTCGCCGCCGCTGACCACCGTGCGCCAGCCGCTGGTGGAGATGGGCCGCCTGGCGGCCCGCACCGTGCTGCGCCTGGCCCAGGGTGAGGAGATCGAGTCGCCCCGGATCGAGCTGGCCACCGAACTCGTGGTGCGGGACAGCACCGCGGCCCCCGCCGGGACCTGA
- a CDS encoding DinB family protein, with the protein MTTERIGPPLRAGERETLRAFLDFHRATLALKCEGLTDEQLRRRSSPPSTLSLLGLVRHMAEVERTWFRRVIAAEDIPLVWSDTGDFQVAYDARDADRAEAFEAWQREVAHARRIELAAESLDVTGHQARWGEDVSLRLVMLHMIHEYARHNGHADLLREAVDGTVGV; encoded by the coding sequence GTGACCACCGAACGGATCGGCCCGCCGCTGCGGGCCGGCGAGCGGGAGACGCTGCGCGCGTTCCTCGACTTCCACCGCGCCACGCTGGCCCTCAAGTGCGAGGGGCTGACCGACGAGCAGCTGCGCCGGCGGTCCTCGCCGCCGTCCACGCTGTCCCTGCTCGGTCTGGTCCGGCACATGGCCGAGGTGGAACGCACCTGGTTCCGCCGGGTCATCGCGGCCGAGGACATCCCACTGGTCTGGTCGGACACCGGCGACTTCCAGGTCGCGTACGACGCGCGCGACGCGGACCGCGCGGAGGCGTTCGAGGCGTGGCAGCGGGAGGTCGCGCACGCCCGGCGGATCGAGCTCGCGGCCGAGTCGCTCGACGTGACCGGCCACCAGGCCCGCTGGGGCGAGGACGTCTCGCTGCGCCTGGTGATGCTGCACATGATCCACGAGTACGCCCGGCACAACGGCCACGCCGACCTGCTCCGGGAGGCCGTCGACGGCACCGTCGGCGTGTAA
- a CDS encoding polysaccharide deacetylase family protein, with amino-acid sequence MRIAALAGAAVALPVVHAAPAVTALPALRRRLLPGLHGLGSPDRVALTFDDGPDPESTPHFLDVLAAHHVRATFFVLGVMLRRRPDLGRRLVAAGHEVALHGWAHDNLLLRGPAGTVRDLTRAYDLVGDVTGRPPAFLRPPYGVLTGAALVAARRLRLRPVLWSCWGRDWTASATGDTVRRRVLAGLRGGGTVLLHDSSCVAAPGAWRSGLAALPGLLAECRRRGWHVGPLGAHRLVAR; translated from the coding sequence GTGAGGATCGCCGCCCTGGCCGGGGCGGCGGTGGCGTTGCCGGTGGTGCACGCGGCGCCGGCGGTCACCGCGCTGCCGGCGCTCCGCCGGCGTCTGCTGCCCGGTCTGCACGGCCTCGGGTCGCCCGACCGGGTCGCGCTGACCTTCGACGACGGCCCGGACCCGGAGTCGACGCCCCACTTCCTGGACGTGCTGGCCGCGCACCACGTCCGGGCCACGTTCTTCGTGCTCGGGGTGATGCTGCGGCGTCGCCCCGACCTGGGTCGCCGGCTCGTCGCGGCCGGCCACGAGGTGGCCCTGCACGGCTGGGCGCACGACAACCTGCTGCTGCGCGGGCCGGCCGGCACCGTCCGCGACCTGACCCGCGCGTACGACCTGGTGGGGGACGTGACCGGCCGGCCGCCGGCGTTCCTGCGCCCGCCGTACGGGGTGCTCACCGGCGCGGCCCTGGTCGCCGCCCGGCGCCTGCGCCTGCGGCCGGTGTTGTGGAGCTGCTGGGGGCGGGACTGGACCGCGTCGGCGACCGGGGACACGGTCCGGCGTCGCGTCCTGGCCGGGTTGCGCGGCGGTGGCACGGTCCTGCTGCACGACTCCTCCTGCGTCGCCGCGCCGGGCGCGTGGCGGTCCGGGCTCGCCGCGCTGCCCGGACTGCTCGCGGAGTGCCGCCGCCGAGGGTGGCACGTCGGCCCGCTCGGCGCCCACCGGCTCGTCGCGCGCTGA
- a CDS encoding helix-turn-helix domain-containing protein, giving the protein MTGGDVPVGRRVAQWRVRRRMTQQMLADRLGKSKSWVDKVERGVRALDRFSVIQDVARVLRVEPATLLDRENPPPARGDEGVDGVRAALARYDLFPVGSGHRCATSPDELGRRVDHAWSAYRHARYPQVLRLAPELLDATRAAYAGGGDGTGGLLVRAYRITASVLVKLGEPDLAWLAADRAVTVAAGHPRWTAVAAVPLGQALRAAGRGRLATTVTIAAANRTGAPAARDGSPVEAALAGTLWVEAALAAASCGDARSAAEWLGVAAGIAGRADDRHDPHLDGFGPAAVQVAHVAAAVELGDGGEAVTRHETAVRSEGWRWLPVEHRAAHLVDAARAYLQIGDLRRAGRALTEADRLAPAEVRMRPVARTVLAEVARGGPVPTGVAHLATAVGLTR; this is encoded by the coding sequence ATGACCGGCGGTGACGTGCCGGTCGGCCGCCGCGTCGCGCAGTGGCGCGTTCGGCGTCGGATGACCCAGCAGATGCTGGCCGACCGGTTGGGCAAGTCGAAGAGCTGGGTCGACAAGGTCGAACGCGGCGTACGCGCCCTGGACCGCTTCTCCGTCATCCAGGATGTCGCCCGGGTGCTGCGGGTGGAACCGGCGACGCTGCTCGACCGGGAGAATCCGCCGCCGGCCCGCGGCGACGAGGGGGTGGACGGGGTACGCGCGGCGCTGGCCCGCTACGACCTGTTCCCGGTCGGGTCCGGCCACCGGTGTGCGACGTCCCCGGACGAACTGGGCCGGCGGGTGGATCATGCGTGGTCGGCGTACCGGCACGCGCGCTATCCGCAGGTGCTGCGCCTGGCGCCGGAGCTGCTCGACGCAACCCGGGCCGCGTACGCCGGTGGCGGGGACGGCACCGGCGGGCTGCTGGTGCGGGCGTACCGGATCACCGCGTCGGTGCTGGTGAAGCTCGGCGAGCCGGATCTGGCGTGGCTGGCGGCCGACCGGGCGGTGACGGTGGCCGCCGGTCATCCGAGGTGGACGGCGGTCGCGGCGGTGCCGCTCGGGCAGGCGCTGCGTGCCGCGGGGCGGGGGCGGCTGGCGACGACGGTGACGATCGCCGCCGCGAACCGGACCGGTGCCCCGGCGGCGCGCGACGGGTCGCCCGTCGAGGCGGCCCTGGCCGGGACGCTGTGGGTCGAGGCGGCGCTCGCGGCGGCGTCCTGCGGCGACGCGCGCAGCGCGGCGGAGTGGCTGGGGGTGGCCGCCGGAATCGCCGGGCGGGCCGACGACCGGCACGACCCCCACCTCGACGGATTCGGGCCGGCTGCCGTGCAGGTGGCACACGTGGCGGCGGCTGTCGAACTCGGCGACGGCGGCGAGGCGGTCACCCGGCACGAGACGGCGGTCCGGTCGGAGGGCTGGCGGTGGTTGCCCGTCGAGCACCGCGCCGCGCACCTGGTCGACGCCGCGCGGGCGTACCTCCAGATCGGTGACCTGCGGCGGGCGGGCCGTGCCCTGACCGAGGCGGACCGGCTCGCGCCGGCCGAGGTCCGGATGCGGCCGGTGGCGCGTACCGTGCTCGCCGAGGTGGCGCGCGGCGGACCCGTGCCGACCGGCGTGGCGCACCTGGCGACGGCGGTCGGCCTCACCCGCTGA
- a CDS encoding helix-turn-helix transcriptional regulator has translation MSAGLSLRQLAPLVLSSRGHLHDLETGRRQPTVDLVGRLDNALGANGLLAGMRHHQAAAPADPERLAYVARHPRRVDHVTLRALAESLAAHRRLEDTLGATSLLPTVRAQLDMMASLVAEATGVLRPQVVDVAAQWAQFGGWLYAASDRRRLAGRWYRTALEWGTEAGNPDMIATVLSMRGHLAWSERRADAVIDLSAAAARQPASPGVRALAVQQQARGHALTGEASAVTGLLDRAADLHEAAGQAPDREPPWIYFHSPAYLTMQRGLAYRLLGRDADAIAHLRRGLAGLPAEAAGAAWTGPYLLRLAAALADTGDTIEAVDLYERVRCLGRATRTTTLVDQAEAGVRTLSAGT, from the coding sequence ATGTCGGCGGGGCTCTCGCTGCGGCAGCTCGCTCCACTCGTCCTCTCCAGCCGAGGTCACCTGCACGACCTGGAGACGGGGCGACGTCAACCGACTGTCGACCTTGTCGGCCGGCTCGACAACGCGCTCGGAGCCAACGGCCTGCTGGCCGGTATGCGGCACCACCAGGCCGCCGCGCCGGCCGATCCGGAACGGTTGGCCTACGTCGCCCGACATCCCCGCCGGGTCGACCACGTGACGCTGCGTGCCCTGGCGGAGTCGCTCGCCGCCCACCGCCGGCTCGAAGACACCCTCGGCGCCACGTCGCTGCTGCCGACGGTCCGCGCCCAACTGGACATGATGGCCTCGCTGGTAGCCGAGGCCACGGGCGTCCTCCGGCCACAGGTGGTCGACGTCGCCGCGCAGTGGGCACAGTTCGGCGGCTGGCTGTACGCCGCGAGTGATCGGCGTCGTCTTGCCGGGCGTTGGTACCGCACCGCGCTGGAGTGGGGCACGGAAGCCGGCAACCCGGACATGATCGCCACCGTACTCAGCATGCGAGGGCACCTGGCCTGGTCGGAACGCCGCGCGGATGCGGTCATCGACCTTTCCGCAGCAGCGGCCCGGCAGCCGGCAAGCCCCGGCGTGCGAGCGCTCGCGGTCCAGCAGCAGGCCCGTGGTCATGCCCTGACCGGGGAGGCGAGCGCCGTGACCGGGCTGCTCGATCGAGCCGCCGACCTGCACGAGGCGGCCGGTCAGGCCCCCGACCGGGAGCCGCCGTGGATCTACTTCCACTCCCCCGCCTACCTGACCATGCAACGTGGACTCGCCTACCGGCTGCTGGGTCGCGACGCGGACGCCATCGCGCATCTCCGGCGCGGGCTGGCCGGGCTGCCGGCAGAGGCGGCCGGGGCCGCGTGGACGGGTCCTTATCTCCTACGCCTCGCGGCGGCGCTCGCGGACACCGGGGACACCATTGAGGCCGTCGACCTCTACGAGCGGGTTCGGTGCCTCGGCCGAGCCACCCGCACGACCACGCTCGTCGACCAGGCCGAGGCCGGCGTCCGCACGCTGTCCGCAGGTACCTAG
- a CDS encoding M15 family metallopeptidase has translation MRRRTTVVLVVVVAALAAGCQRPAPRPTPSATPTGPRAPADIVDLATVDAGVRTDIRYASAHNFVGRPIDGYPEPLCLLTRRAAEALHRVQAAALARGRSLKVYDCYRPQRAVNEFVAWAKRPQEQEMKAEFYPEVPKDRLFADGYLGAPTAHSRGSTLDLTLVPVPTPAQPGYTPGQPLLSCVAPAGRRFADDSVDMGTGFDCFDPLAHTAAPGLTDTARRNRALLKELMTAQGFENYPREWWHYRYVDEPYPDTWFDFPVARSVLR, from the coding sequence GTGCGCAGACGTACGACGGTGGTCCTGGTCGTGGTGGTCGCGGCCCTCGCGGCCGGCTGCCAGCGACCCGCGCCGCGCCCGACGCCGTCGGCCACCCCGACCGGCCCCCGCGCCCCGGCCGACATCGTCGACCTGGCCACCGTCGACGCGGGCGTGCGCACCGACATCCGGTACGCCTCCGCGCACAACTTCGTCGGCCGGCCGATCGACGGCTACCCCGAGCCGCTCTGCCTGCTCACCCGCCGGGCCGCGGAGGCGCTGCACCGGGTGCAGGCCGCCGCGCTCGCCCGTGGCCGAAGCCTCAAGGTGTACGACTGCTACCGCCCGCAGCGGGCCGTGAACGAGTTCGTCGCCTGGGCGAAGCGCCCGCAGGAGCAGGAGATGAAGGCGGAGTTCTACCCCGAGGTGCCGAAGGACCGGCTCTTCGCCGACGGCTACCTGGGCGCGCCCACCGCGCACAGCCGGGGCAGCACGCTCGACCTGACGCTGGTCCCGGTGCCCACCCCCGCCCAGCCCGGCTATACGCCGGGCCAGCCGCTGCTGTCCTGCGTCGCGCCCGCCGGCCGCCGCTTCGCCGACGACTCGGTCGACATGGGCACCGGGTTCGACTGCTTCGACCCGCTTGCCCACACCGCCGCCCCGGGGCTCACCGACACCGCCCGCCGGAACCGGGCGTTGCTGAAGGAGTTGATGACGGCGCAGGGCTTCGAGAACTACCCGCGCGAGTGGTGGCACTACCGGTACGTGGACGAGCCGTACCCGGACACCTGGTTCGACTTCCCGGTGGCCCGCTCCGTGCTGCGGTAA